One Nicotiana sylvestris chromosome 12, ASM39365v2, whole genome shotgun sequence genomic window carries:
- the LOC104213262 gene encoding uncharacterized protein, translating into MAVSTSFSLSKLHFLPKQKQTQFTLSTKAPNFLFFSRKRAQFPAPIISIPSQNLKYNAAIVLGVTGLGFTLLNVGPASGSELALMGSSFQFNEPSNALSLHTWASHVSSVVEWVTAMALVWQYGEKSGYESWKGLSWAMVPLLGGALCACTWHFFYNSESLEVVVALQAALTVIGNATMCFAAFRIYRLSQQQSKEL; encoded by the exons ATGGCAGTTTCAACCTCATTTTCTCTCTCAAAACTTCACTTTCttccaaaacaaaaacaaacccaaTTCACCTTATCAACTAAAGCTCCAAACTTTCTCTTCTTTTCAAGAAAAAGAGCCCAATTTCCAGCACCCATTATCAGTATTCCATCTCAGAACTTGAAATATAATGCTGCCATTGTTTTGGGTGTCACTGGACTTGGTTTTACATTGTTAAATGTGGGACCTGCCTCTGGTTCTGAATTGGCTTTAATGGGTTCTTCATTCCAATTTAATGAACCCTCAAATGCTCTCTCATTACACACTTGGGCTAGTCATGTTTCTAGTGTTGTTGAGTG GGTAACTGCTATGGCTCTGGTTTGGCAATATGGGGAGAAGTCAGGTTATGAATCTTGGAAGGGACTCTCCTGGGCTATG GTGCCCCTGCTTGGAGGAGCACTCTGTGCCTGCACTTGGCATTTCTTTTATAATTCGGAGTCTCTTGAG GTAGTAGTGGCTCTCCAAGCAGCTTTGACAGTAATTGGTAATGCCACAATGTGCTTTGCAGCATTCCGGATATACAGATTGTCACAGCAGCAGTCAAAAGAGCTGTGA
- the LOC104213264 gene encoding probable sodium/metabolite cotransporter BASS5, chloroplastic isoform X4, whose translation MQSTLASGNSRLLISRCISKKFPDSLGPSDSESLENLKQKENTFLTILKGANSFLPHVVLGSTILALIYPPSFTWFTNRYYAPALGFLMFAVGVNSSEKDFLEAFKKPAAIFAGYIGQFAVKPLLGYLFGTLAMTVFDLPTSLAAGIMLTSCVSGAQLSNYATFLTDPQMAPLSIVMTSLSTATAVFVTPILSLLLIGKKLPVDVKGMVSNILQIVVAPVAGGLLMNRFFPQICNAIRPLLPPLSVFVTALCVGAPLAINIESLVSPSGMSVLLLVIAFHLSAFILGYLLSGIAFHKAPDVKALQRTLSYETGMQSSLLALALANKFFQDPLVGVPPAISVVIMSLMGFSLVMLWAKKKETVIG comes from the exons ATGCAATCCACATTGGCAA GTGGTAATTCAAGACTGTTAATTAGTAGATGTATCTCAAAAAAGTTCCCTGATTCGCTTGGGCCAAGTGACTCTGAATCACTTGAG AATCTGAAACAGAAAGAGAACACCTTTTTGACAATTTTGAAGGGAGCAAACTCTTTTCTGCCCCATGTGGTTCTTGGTAGCACAATTTTGGCTCTTATATATCCACCTTCTTTTACGTGGTTTACTAACAG GTACTATGCCCCTGCGTTGGGTTTTTTAATGTTTGCAGTTGGAGTCAACTCAAGTGAAAAGGACTTTCTTGAAGCTTTCAAGAAACCAGCTGCAATTTTTGCTGGTTATATTGGTCAATTTGCTGTGAAGCCCCTGCTCGGATATCTTTTCGGCACACTTGCAATGACTGTATTTGACCTGCCAACTTCCTTAG CTGCAGGGATTATGTTGACCTCGTGTGTTAGTGGAGCACAGCTGTCAAATTACGCTACTTTTCTAACAGATCCACAAATGGCCCCTCTTAGTATAGTGATGACATCGTTATCGACAGCTACTGCTGTTTTTGTCACCCCTATTTTATCATTATTGCTTATTGGGAAAAAGTTGCCTGTGGATGTTAAGGGAATGGTTTCCAACATACTGCAGATTGTCGTTGCACCTGTTGCTGGTGGACTGCTTATGAATAG ATTCTTTCCGCAGATTTGCAATGCTATTCGGCCGTTGTTGCCTCCACTATCAGTTTTTGTGACTGCTCTTTGTGTTGGAGCTCCGCTTGCTATTAACATAGAGTCTCTCGTATCCCCTTCTGGAATGTCCGTTTTGTTGCTTGTGATTGCATTTCATTTGTCGGCGTTCATCTTGGGTTATTTACTTTCCGGCATAGCATTCCACAAAGCACCAGACGTCAAAGCTCTACAAAGAACGCTGTCATATGAAACAG GCATGCAGAGCAGTCTTCTGGCCCTTGCTCTTGCGAATAAGTTTTTCCAAGATCCTCTTGTTGGTGTCCCTCCAGCTATATCA GTTGTGATCATGTCATTAATGGGCTTCTCTCTAGTAATGCTGTGGgctaagaagaaagaaactgTTATTGGGTGA
- the LOC104213264 gene encoding probable sodium/metabolite cotransporter BASS5, chloroplastic isoform X3, which yields MSLSSKFLLQQQQYNQDFKILHQKSLPCFYQHTLVSFPKKWKCFHSSGVRLKGFSSTMQSTLASGNSRLLISRCISKKFPDSLGPSDSESLENLKQKENTFLTILKGANSFLPHVVLGSTILALIYPPSFTWFTNRYYAPALGFLMFAVGVNSSEKDFLEAFKKPAAIFAGYIGQFAVKPLLGYLFGTLAMTVFDLPTSLAAGIMLTSCVSGAQLSNYATFLTDPQMAPLSIVMTSLSTATAVFVTPILSLLLIGKKLPVDVKGMVSNILQIVVAPVAGGLLMNRFFPQICNAIRPLLPPLSVFVTALCVGAPLAINIESLVSPSGMSVLLLVIAFHLSAFILGYLLSGIAFHKAPDVKALQRTLSYETGMQSSLLALALANKFFQDPLVGVPPAISV from the exons atgagtcTCAGTAGTAAATTTCTTCTTCAGCAGCAGCAGTATAATCAAGATTTCAAGATTCTACATCAGAAATCTCTGCCTTGCTTTTACCAACACACTCTTGTTTCTTTTCCCAAGAAATGGAAATGCTTCCACTCCTCAG GGGTACGATTAAAGGGGTTTTCATCAACTATGCAATCCACATTGGCAA GTGGTAATTCAAGACTGTTAATTAGTAGATGTATCTCAAAAAAGTTCCCTGATTCGCTTGGGCCAAGTGACTCTGAATCACTTGAG AATCTGAAACAGAAAGAGAACACCTTTTTGACAATTTTGAAGGGAGCAAACTCTTTTCTGCCCCATGTGGTTCTTGGTAGCACAATTTTGGCTCTTATATATCCACCTTCTTTTACGTGGTTTACTAACAG GTACTATGCCCCTGCGTTGGGTTTTTTAATGTTTGCAGTTGGAGTCAACTCAAGTGAAAAGGACTTTCTTGAAGCTTTCAAGAAACCAGCTGCAATTTTTGCTGGTTATATTGGTCAATTTGCTGTGAAGCCCCTGCTCGGATATCTTTTCGGCACACTTGCAATGACTGTATTTGACCTGCCAACTTCCTTAG CTGCAGGGATTATGTTGACCTCGTGTGTTAGTGGAGCACAGCTGTCAAATTACGCTACTTTTCTAACAGATCCACAAATGGCCCCTCTTAGTATAGTGATGACATCGTTATCGACAGCTACTGCTGTTTTTGTCACCCCTATTTTATCATTATTGCTTATTGGGAAAAAGTTGCCTGTGGATGTTAAGGGAATGGTTTCCAACATACTGCAGATTGTCGTTGCACCTGTTGCTGGTGGACTGCTTATGAATAG ATTCTTTCCGCAGATTTGCAATGCTATTCGGCCGTTGTTGCCTCCACTATCAGTTTTTGTGACTGCTCTTTGTGTTGGAGCTCCGCTTGCTATTAACATAGAGTCTCTCGTATCCCCTTCTGGAATGTCCGTTTTGTTGCTTGTGATTGCATTTCATTTGTCGGCGTTCATCTTGGGTTATTTACTTTCCGGCATAGCATTCCACAAAGCACCAGACGTCAAAGCTCTACAAAGAACGCTGTCATATGAAACAG GCATGCAGAGCAGTCTTCTGGCCCTTGCTCTTGCGAATAAGTTTTTCCAAGATCCTCTTGTTGGTGTCCCTCCAGCTATATCA GTGTAG
- the LOC104213264 gene encoding probable sodium/metabolite cotransporter BASS5, chloroplastic isoform X2, whose product MSLSSKFLLQQQQYNQDFKILHQKSLPCFYQHTLVSFPKKWKCFHSSGVRLKGFSSTMQSTLASGNSRLLISRCISKKFPDSLGPSDSESLENLKQKENTFLTILKGANSFLPHVVLGSTILALIYPPSFTWFTNRYYAPALGFLMFAVGVNSSEKDFLEAFKKPAAIFAGYIGQFAVKPLLGYLFGTLAMTVFDLPTSLAAGIMLTSCVSGAQLSNYATFLTDPQMAPLSIVMTSLSTATAVFVTPILSLLLIGKKLPVDVKGMVSNILQIVVAPVAGGLLMNRFFPQICNAIRPLLPPLSVFVTALCVGAPLAINIESLVSPSGMSVLLLVIAFHLSAFILGYLLSGIAFHKAPDVKALQRTLSYETGMQSSLLALALANKFFQDPLVGVPPAISFQVDGTRAHRFT is encoded by the exons atgagtcTCAGTAGTAAATTTCTTCTTCAGCAGCAGCAGTATAATCAAGATTTCAAGATTCTACATCAGAAATCTCTGCCTTGCTTTTACCAACACACTCTTGTTTCTTTTCCCAAGAAATGGAAATGCTTCCACTCCTCAG GGGTACGATTAAAGGGGTTTTCATCAACTATGCAATCCACATTGGCAA GTGGTAATTCAAGACTGTTAATTAGTAGATGTATCTCAAAAAAGTTCCCTGATTCGCTTGGGCCAAGTGACTCTGAATCACTTGAG AATCTGAAACAGAAAGAGAACACCTTTTTGACAATTTTGAAGGGAGCAAACTCTTTTCTGCCCCATGTGGTTCTTGGTAGCACAATTTTGGCTCTTATATATCCACCTTCTTTTACGTGGTTTACTAACAG GTACTATGCCCCTGCGTTGGGTTTTTTAATGTTTGCAGTTGGAGTCAACTCAAGTGAAAAGGACTTTCTTGAAGCTTTCAAGAAACCAGCTGCAATTTTTGCTGGTTATATTGGTCAATTTGCTGTGAAGCCCCTGCTCGGATATCTTTTCGGCACACTTGCAATGACTGTATTTGACCTGCCAACTTCCTTAG CTGCAGGGATTATGTTGACCTCGTGTGTTAGTGGAGCACAGCTGTCAAATTACGCTACTTTTCTAACAGATCCACAAATGGCCCCTCTTAGTATAGTGATGACATCGTTATCGACAGCTACTGCTGTTTTTGTCACCCCTATTTTATCATTATTGCTTATTGGGAAAAAGTTGCCTGTGGATGTTAAGGGAATGGTTTCCAACATACTGCAGATTGTCGTTGCACCTGTTGCTGGTGGACTGCTTATGAATAG ATTCTTTCCGCAGATTTGCAATGCTATTCGGCCGTTGTTGCCTCCACTATCAGTTTTTGTGACTGCTCTTTGTGTTGGAGCTCCGCTTGCTATTAACATAGAGTCTCTCGTATCCCCTTCTGGAATGTCCGTTTTGTTGCTTGTGATTGCATTTCATTTGTCGGCGTTCATCTTGGGTTATTTACTTTCCGGCATAGCATTCCACAAAGCACCAGACGTCAAAGCTCTACAAAGAACGCTGTCATATGAAACAG GCATGCAGAGCAGTCTTCTGGCCCTTGCTCTTGCGAATAAGTTTTTCCAAGATCCTCTTGTTGGTGTCCCTCCAGCTATATCA TTTCAGGTTGACGGGACACGAGCACATCGTTTTACATGA
- the LOC104213264 gene encoding probable sodium/metabolite cotransporter BASS5, chloroplastic isoform X1 has translation MSLSSKFLLQQQQYNQDFKILHQKSLPCFYQHTLVSFPKKWKCFHSSGVRLKGFSSTMQSTLASGNSRLLISRCISKKFPDSLGPSDSESLENLKQKENTFLTILKGANSFLPHVVLGSTILALIYPPSFTWFTNRYYAPALGFLMFAVGVNSSEKDFLEAFKKPAAIFAGYIGQFAVKPLLGYLFGTLAMTVFDLPTSLAAGIMLTSCVSGAQLSNYATFLTDPQMAPLSIVMTSLSTATAVFVTPILSLLLIGKKLPVDVKGMVSNILQIVVAPVAGGLLMNRFFPQICNAIRPLLPPLSVFVTALCVGAPLAINIESLVSPSGMSVLLLVIAFHLSAFILGYLLSGIAFHKAPDVKALQRTLSYETGMQSSLLALALANKFFQDPLVGVPPAISVVIMSLMGFSLVMLWAKKKETVIG, from the exons atgagtcTCAGTAGTAAATTTCTTCTTCAGCAGCAGCAGTATAATCAAGATTTCAAGATTCTACATCAGAAATCTCTGCCTTGCTTTTACCAACACACTCTTGTTTCTTTTCCCAAGAAATGGAAATGCTTCCACTCCTCAG GGGTACGATTAAAGGGGTTTTCATCAACTATGCAATCCACATTGGCAA GTGGTAATTCAAGACTGTTAATTAGTAGATGTATCTCAAAAAAGTTCCCTGATTCGCTTGGGCCAAGTGACTCTGAATCACTTGAG AATCTGAAACAGAAAGAGAACACCTTTTTGACAATTTTGAAGGGAGCAAACTCTTTTCTGCCCCATGTGGTTCTTGGTAGCACAATTTTGGCTCTTATATATCCACCTTCTTTTACGTGGTTTACTAACAG GTACTATGCCCCTGCGTTGGGTTTTTTAATGTTTGCAGTTGGAGTCAACTCAAGTGAAAAGGACTTTCTTGAAGCTTTCAAGAAACCAGCTGCAATTTTTGCTGGTTATATTGGTCAATTTGCTGTGAAGCCCCTGCTCGGATATCTTTTCGGCACACTTGCAATGACTGTATTTGACCTGCCAACTTCCTTAG CTGCAGGGATTATGTTGACCTCGTGTGTTAGTGGAGCACAGCTGTCAAATTACGCTACTTTTCTAACAGATCCACAAATGGCCCCTCTTAGTATAGTGATGACATCGTTATCGACAGCTACTGCTGTTTTTGTCACCCCTATTTTATCATTATTGCTTATTGGGAAAAAGTTGCCTGTGGATGTTAAGGGAATGGTTTCCAACATACTGCAGATTGTCGTTGCACCTGTTGCTGGTGGACTGCTTATGAATAG ATTCTTTCCGCAGATTTGCAATGCTATTCGGCCGTTGTTGCCTCCACTATCAGTTTTTGTGACTGCTCTTTGTGTTGGAGCTCCGCTTGCTATTAACATAGAGTCTCTCGTATCCCCTTCTGGAATGTCCGTTTTGTTGCTTGTGATTGCATTTCATTTGTCGGCGTTCATCTTGGGTTATTTACTTTCCGGCATAGCATTCCACAAAGCACCAGACGTCAAAGCTCTACAAAGAACGCTGTCATATGAAACAG GCATGCAGAGCAGTCTTCTGGCCCTTGCTCTTGCGAATAAGTTTTTCCAAGATCCTCTTGTTGGTGTCCCTCCAGCTATATCA GTTGTGATCATGTCATTAATGGGCTTCTCTCTAGTAATGCTGTGGgctaagaagaaagaaactgTTATTGGGTGA